A section of the Cutibacterium granulosum genome encodes:
- a CDS encoding OPT family oligopeptide transporter: MTVRGVLLGGLITLLFTAANTYMGLKVGLTFATSIPAAVISMAVLHMFKNHSIQENNIVQTVASAAGTLSAIVFVLPGLIMVGWWNHFPYWTTLAICAIGGILGVMYSIPLRRALVTGSDLPYPEGVAAAEVLKVGDTTEGAQANKVGIRVIIMGSIASALYLVGTYLGVVKGEIRKNFRVGNTSTYIGAGLSMALMGVGHLVGLTVGIAMLVGVVISYGFVLPWQMYGKPIDMIDGVFAHQVRFVGAGTMAIAAVWTLLKILGPIIRGIKEALVSHRKQRAGQTVDLTERDLPMSVVLLAVIASLIPIGLLLWDFLRDTAVHGGISGLILVTIVFILLVGLLVASICGYMAGLIGASNSPVSGVGILVVILTALIIRATHHATGVEESKVLVAYTLFTAAIIFGMATISNDNLQDLKTGQLVGATPWKQQVALIIGVIFGSAIIPPVLSLMHQAFGFQGAPGADPKTALAAPQAGLMSSLAQGVFGGNLEWNLIGLGVLIGIGAIIVDELLGHFTDRMHLSPLAVGMGMYLPIMTSVAIPIGALLGVGYDKWAQRAGGDVEGKKRTGVLLATGLIVGEAIMGVIYAGVVVATGNGSVLDVVGDSSYGNYAEYVGLIVIALMTWGAYSRVKKMAVARENASTSQ; this comes from the coding sequence TTGACGGTGCGAGGAGTGCTCCTCGGCGGGTTGATCACCCTTCTGTTCACAGCAGCGAACACGTACATGGGGCTCAAGGTTGGTCTTACCTTTGCCACATCGATTCCTGCGGCCGTCATCTCCATGGCCGTGCTGCACATGTTCAAGAATCATTCGATTCAGGAGAACAACATCGTACAGACGGTGGCATCTGCTGCCGGTACCTTGTCGGCAATCGTCTTCGTCCTGCCCGGCCTCATCATGGTCGGATGGTGGAATCACTTCCCCTACTGGACGACCCTGGCCATCTGTGCGATCGGCGGAATCCTCGGCGTCATGTACTCGATTCCACTGCGTCGGGCGTTGGTCACAGGTTCCGACCTGCCGTACCCCGAAGGTGTGGCAGCGGCCGAGGTACTCAAGGTCGGTGACACCACCGAGGGCGCCCAGGCCAACAAGGTCGGCATCCGGGTCATCATCATGGGATCCATCGCCTCGGCCCTGTACCTCGTCGGGACGTACCTCGGCGTCGTCAAGGGTGAGATTCGCAAGAACTTCAGGGTGGGAAACACCAGCACCTACATCGGTGCCGGACTGTCCATGGCCCTCATGGGCGTGGGGCACCTCGTCGGCCTGACGGTGGGTATTGCCATGCTCGTCGGCGTCGTCATCTCCTACGGGTTCGTGCTTCCCTGGCAGATGTACGGCAAGCCCATCGACATGATCGACGGTGTCTTCGCCCACCAGGTGAGGTTCGTCGGTGCTGGAACGATGGCGATCGCAGCAGTGTGGACCCTGCTCAAGATTCTCGGTCCGATCATTCGCGGTATCAAGGAAGCCCTCGTCTCGCACCGCAAGCAGCGTGCTGGTCAGACCGTTGACCTCACCGAGCGTGATCTTCCGATGAGCGTCGTGCTGCTCGCCGTCATCGCTTCGCTCATCCCGATCGGCCTGTTGCTGTGGGACTTCCTGCGCGACACTGCCGTACATGGCGGGATCTCCGGCCTCATTCTCGTGACGATCGTCTTCATCCTGCTGGTGGGTCTGCTCGTTGCCTCGATCTGTGGCTACATGGCTGGTCTCATCGGCGCCTCGAACTCCCCCGTCTCGGGTGTCGGCATTCTCGTGGTCATCCTCACTGCCCTCATCATTCGTGCCACCCACCATGCCACCGGTGTGGAGGAGTCCAAGGTGCTGGTGGCGTACACCCTGTTCACCGCGGCGATCATCTTCGGCATGGCGACGATCTCCAACGACAACCTGCAGGACCTCAAGACGGGCCAGCTGGTCGGCGCCACCCCCTGGAAGCAGCAGGTGGCGCTCATCATCGGCGTGATCTTCGGCTCGGCCATCATTCCGCCGGTGCTCAGCCTCATGCACCAGGCCTTCGGCTTCCAGGGAGCTCCCGGAGCCGATCCCAAGACTGCCCTGGCGGCTCCCCAGGCTGGACTCATGTCGTCGCTGGCCCAGGGTGTGTTCGGTGGCAATCTTGAGTGGAACCTCATCGGGCTGGGCGTGCTCATCGGTATCGGTGCCATCATCGTCGACGAGCTGCTCGGGCACTTCACCGATCGCATGCACCTCTCGCCGCTGGCCGTGGGCATGGGCATGTACCTGCCGATCATGACGTCGGTGGCCATCCCCATCGGTGCCCTGCTCGGTGTGGGCTACGACAAGTGGGCCCAGCGGGCCGGGGGTGACGTCGAGGGCAAGAAACGTACCGGTGTGCTGCTGGCGACCGGCCTCATCGTGGGTGAGGCCATCATGGGCGTCATCTACGCCGGTGTCGTCGTCGCCACCGGAAATGGTTCCGTGCTCGACGTCGTCGGCGACTCCTCCTACGGCAACTACGCCGAGTACGTCGGCCTCATCGTCATCGCCCTCATGACGTGGGGGGCCTACAGCCGCGTCAAGAAGATGGCTGTCGCGCGGGAGAATGCCAGTACCTCGCAGTGA
- a CDS encoding acetyl-CoA hydrolase/transferase family protein — protein sequence MLTTTAFRKVLHALGDNPRVVTPGSAATPCEALHLIDEQLDRWTLFCVNAPVGVPTRAEVTHETIFVGPGQRHAEHVEFLPGRLSNTPDLLRTTRTPDLVVLHTTTPRNGQVSMGIEVQIMPAAVEATRAHGGIVVAVMNPRMPFVAGDGVMSTDEIDYGIEIDAPLVTVDKASLDDASMTIGDTIAARMGEGATIQAGIGAIPDAVLSCLQQPQVDSHPGLLSVTTRRHLGVWTELIGDGVREVDDAGVLDPNRPIVGTFLIGGDELYEWAGRQSRLQLLRCERTNDPGTIARQPAMTSVNTAMQVDLFGQVNASRIGTRIFSGTGGATDFLVGALHSPGGQALVAMRSWHLKAGVSTIVGKLDAPVTSVQPTAVVTEQGVAELFGNSEREQARQLIENAAHPQARPQLRQAAARYGL from the coding sequence GTGCTGACCACGACGGCTTTCCGCAAAGTGCTGCATGCCCTGGGAGACAATCCTCGAGTGGTGACGCCGGGTTCTGCAGCCACCCCGTGCGAGGCTCTCCACCTCATTGACGAACAGCTGGATCGCTGGACGTTGTTCTGCGTCAACGCCCCGGTTGGCGTGCCCACCCGCGCCGAGGTCACCCACGAGACCATCTTCGTCGGTCCGGGACAGCGTCATGCCGAACACGTCGAGTTCCTTCCCGGTCGGCTGAGCAACACACCGGACTTGCTCAGGACCACCCGCACACCTGATCTTGTCGTCCTGCACACCACCACTCCCAGGAACGGCCAGGTCTCCATGGGCATCGAGGTGCAGATCATGCCGGCTGCCGTGGAGGCAACACGTGCCCACGGCGGAATCGTCGTGGCAGTCATGAATCCGCGCATGCCGTTCGTCGCTGGCGACGGCGTCATGTCCACCGACGAGATCGACTACGGCATCGAGATCGACGCGCCGCTCGTCACCGTCGACAAGGCGAGCCTCGATGATGCCTCCATGACGATTGGGGACACGATTGCCGCACGCATGGGCGAGGGGGCGACGATTCAAGCGGGAATCGGTGCCATTCCCGACGCCGTGCTCTCCTGCCTGCAACAACCCCAGGTCGACTCGCACCCCGGGCTACTCTCAGTCACCACGCGACGCCATCTGGGCGTGTGGACCGAGCTCATCGGCGACGGGGTGCGCGAGGTGGACGATGCCGGTGTGCTCGACCCGAATCGCCCGATCGTGGGAACCTTCCTGATCGGTGGTGACGAGTTGTATGAATGGGCCGGGCGTCAATCCCGGTTGCAGTTGTTGCGGTGCGAGCGGACCAACGACCCCGGAACCATCGCCCGGCAGCCGGCCATGACGAGTGTCAACACCGCCATGCAGGTGGATCTGTTCGGGCAGGTGAATGCCTCACGGATCGGTACGCGGATCTTCTCCGGTACGGGTGGTGCCACCGATTTCCTCGTCGGGGCGCTGCACTCCCCCGGCGGTCAGGCTCTCGTTGCGATGCGAAGTTGGCATCTCAAGGCCGGCGTGTCGACGATCGTCGGCAAGCTCGATGCACCGGTCACCAGCGTGCAACCCACCGCCGTCGTCACCGAGCAGGGGGTGGCCGAGCTGTTCGGGAATTCTGAGCGGGAACAGGCTCGTCAACTCATTGAGAATGCCGCCCACCCCCAGGCGCGCCCCCAGCTGAGACAGGCCGCGGCCCGTTACGGGTTGTAG
- a CDS encoding HAD family hydrolase: MTHAIDHPFRDPAAHDNPHRPDDLRRLRPEANPLASRIRLVVTDMDGTLLRPDHHLPEGLEPVLQTMAHRDIIFAPASGRQCAALAAQFPTVPGHSLIIAENGTNVVMDDELIYSTPLDPRVVRRTIIRVRELRAAGIDCAAVVCHPECGYVERDDEPFLREVTPYYLSHEITTDLVNAHHGAVCEGAVKVAIHCFDDAETVLAPRVADFAELCQVTVSGQHWIDMSNVGTNKGSALSQVQGRLGISRDETVVFGDYLNDLAMMDCATMSFAMANAHPQVIDKAAYLAPPNTEDGVVQVLSALLGL; the protein is encoded by the coding sequence GTGACGCACGCCATCGACCACCCGTTCCGTGACCCAGCCGCCCATGACAACCCTCATCGGCCAGACGACCTGCGTCGGCTGAGACCGGAGGCCAACCCCCTGGCCTCGAGGATCCGACTCGTCGTCACGGACATGGATGGAACCCTGCTGCGTCCCGACCATCACCTGCCCGAAGGGCTGGAGCCCGTCCTGCAGACGATGGCCCACCGTGACATCATCTTCGCTCCTGCCTCCGGACGGCAATGTGCCGCCCTGGCAGCACAGTTCCCGACAGTGCCGGGCCACAGCCTCATCATTGCCGAGAACGGCACGAACGTCGTCATGGACGACGAGCTGATCTATTCCACACCGCTGGATCCCCGGGTGGTACGACGCACGATCATCCGGGTACGTGAGCTGAGGGCAGCGGGAATCGACTGTGCGGCAGTGGTGTGCCACCCCGAGTGTGGCTATGTGGAACGCGACGACGAGCCGTTCCTGCGTGAGGTGACTCCCTACTACCTGTCACACGAGATCACGACGGACCTCGTCAATGCCCACCATGGGGCCGTGTGTGAGGGGGCGGTGAAGGTGGCGATCCACTGTTTCGACGATGCGGAAACCGTTCTGGCACCGCGGGTGGCAGACTTCGCCGAGCTGTGCCAGGTGACGGTCTCTGGCCAGCACTGGATCGACATGTCCAATGTCGGCACCAACAAGGGTTCTGCCCTCTCGCAGGTGCAGGGTCGTCTGGGGATCAGCCGTGACGAGACGGTCGTCTTCGGTGACTACCTCAACGATCTCGCCATGATGGACTGTGCGACGATGTCGTTCGCCATGGCCAACGCCCACCCCCAGGTCATCGACAAGGCGGCGTACCTTGCCCCACCCAACACCGAGGACGGCGTGGTGCAGGTGTTGAGTGCCCTGCTCGGCCTGTGA